In Montipora capricornis isolate CH-2021 chromosome 4, ASM3666992v2, whole genome shotgun sequence, a single genomic region encodes these proteins:
- the LOC138045591 gene encoding adenosine receptor A3-like, with protein sequence MQNLTGIITSEEHYCSSTPTEPKTKIIFSAINIPLSITAFVGNVLVIAFLPKVSSLHPPSKLLLGCLASTDLCVGLVAQPLYIILLLSSEYSKPCYYSRALFNSTCATFCAVSLMTLTAISVDRLLALTLGLQYRQVVTLRRVWVIVVCVWLYSTKNAVISIYHLPIGYSIFAIEVILCIIVSTCCYTKIYQVLRQNQVHLQDNVRQGQQNGEQIALNVALYRKTVSTALWVQITLVACYLPFASVAVVVFFYGPLPNLAWHPPLALVMLNSTLSPFLYCWKIREMKQAVKDTITQMCCFCN encoded by the coding sequence ATGCAGAACCTAACTGGAATTATTACAAGTGAAGAGCATTATTGCTCGTCGACTCCTACCGAACCAAAGACAAAGATCATTTTTTCAGCAATTAATATTCCTCTTTCCATCACTGCGTTTGTGGGGAATGTTCTCGTCATTGCTTTTCTTCCAAAGGTTTCGTCCCTTCATCCGCCATCAAAACTGTTGTTGGGTTGCCTTGCTAGCACCGATCTTTGTGTGGGCCTCGTTGCGCAGCCTCTTTATATCATCCTCCTCTTGTCTTCTGAATACTCCAAACCTTGTTATTATTCAAGGGCCCTTTTTAATTCGACTTGTGCAACCTTTTGTGCCGTATCTTTGATGACACTGACTGCAATAAGTGTGGACCGACTTCTCGCTCTGACGTTGGGGCTTCAGTACAGACAGGTGGTAACTTTGAGGAGGGTATGGGTCATTGTTGTCTGCGTTTGGCTTTACagcacaaagaatgccgtgatATCAATTTACCATCTACCCATTGGTTATAGCATCTTTGCTATAGAGGTGATCCTGTGTATAATAGTCTCGACCTGCTGCTACACGAAGATTTATCAAGTACTTCGCCAAAACCAAGTTCACTTACAGGACAATGTACGTCAAGGACAACAGAACGGGGAACAAATTGCACTCAATGTAGCACTATACAGAAAGACAGTATCCACGGCATTGTGGGTGCAGATTACATTAGTGGCTTGTTATCTCCCATTTGCCTCGGTGGCAGTCGTAGTATTTTTTTATGGCCCTCTCCCCAACCTCGCATGGCATCCCCCATTAGCTCTTGTTATGTTGAACTCGACCCTAAGTCCATTTCTTTATTGTTGGAAGATAAGGGAAATGAAACAAGCAGTGAAGGACACCATCACACAAATGTGTTGTTTCTGTAATTAA